The following are from one region of the Noviherbaspirillum sedimenti genome:
- a CDS encoding pirin family protein, whose protein sequence is MSVESDLPPDSALEVVVVPRTHDLGDHFEVRRALPSRQKRMVGPFVFLDQMGPHIFSPGHGLDVRPHPHIGLATVTYLFSGEILHRDSLGSVQAISPGDVNWMTAGSGIVHSERTAPAVRQHESSLSGLQCWVALPRAQEECAPDFQHTGVAELPVEAAEGVSARIIAGSFFGRRSPVPTLSDLFYVDLQLQPGARIEVPADYAEQAAYVVAGRLDLGRDGVFDAGQLLVFKPGKRVVLAAAGHAGARVMLLGGEPMDGPRYLTWNFVSSSAERIEQAKQEWREQRFPAVPGETEFIPLPDLPGKPVRYP, encoded by the coding sequence ATGTCGGTCGAGTCTGATTTGCCGCCGGACAGTGCACTGGAAGTCGTGGTGGTACCGCGCACCCACGATCTGGGCGACCACTTCGAAGTGCGGCGCGCACTGCCATCGCGACAGAAGCGCATGGTCGGCCCCTTCGTCTTTCTCGACCAGATGGGCCCGCACATTTTCTCTCCGGGCCACGGACTGGATGTGCGTCCGCACCCGCACATCGGGCTGGCGACCGTCACGTATCTTTTTTCCGGCGAAATCCTGCACCGCGACAGCCTGGGCAGCGTGCAGGCAATCAGCCCCGGCGACGTCAACTGGATGACGGCCGGCAGCGGCATCGTTCATTCCGAACGCACCGCCCCCGCCGTGCGGCAGCATGAATCGTCGCTATCCGGCCTGCAGTGCTGGGTCGCGCTGCCGCGCGCGCAGGAAGAATGCGCACCCGACTTTCAACACACCGGCGTCGCCGAGCTGCCGGTGGAAGCAGCCGAAGGCGTGTCGGCGCGCATCATCGCCGGCAGCTTTTTCGGCCGGCGTTCGCCGGTGCCGACGCTTTCCGACCTGTTTTATGTCGACCTGCAATTGCAACCCGGCGCCCGCATCGAGGTTCCCGCCGATTATGCGGAACAGGCGGCCTACGTGGTGGCGGGCCGCCTCGATCTGGGCCGTGATGGCGTATTCGATGCCGGTCAATTGCTGGTATTCAAACCAGGCAAGCGCGTCGTGCTCGCCGCTGCCGGCCATGCAGGTGCCCGCGTGATGCTGCTGGGCGGTGAACCAATGGATGGGCCGCGCTATCTAACCTGGAATTTTGTTTCCAGTTCGGCAGAACGCATCGAACAGGCCAAGCAGGAATGGCGTGAGCAGCGTTTTCCGGCAGTACCGGGCGAGACCGAATTCATCCCCTTGCCCGACCTGCCAGGCAAGCCGGTGCGCTATCCTTGA
- a CDS encoding LysR substrate-binding domain-containing protein encodes MLRISLDALQIIDTIDRRGSFSAAGKELFRVPSTISYTVSKLEDELGVQLFERMGPKVSLTPAGQELLKEGRYLLKAASDLESRVRRVASGWETELAIGMDAMFSAAALQDDIAAFCQVADQTRLRLAQEVLSGSWEALLDRRVDLLVGAAGAGPSGGGYTAEAIGRLPFVFVVAPSHPLAGISRRLAKADLHEHRAIAVADSARHMAVRTVGLLFGQDTLTVGDMRTKYQFHVAGLGFGFLPAPYARAAIADGLLVEKNVEEPKPDETFYMAWRTGEEGAALKWWIERMRTAAPFERLVHWMAAMPKG; translated from the coding sequence ATGTTAAGAATCAGCCTGGATGCCCTGCAAATCATCGATACGATCGACCGCCGCGGTTCGTTTTCCGCCGCCGGAAAAGAACTGTTTCGTGTGCCGTCGACGATTTCCTATACGGTTTCCAAGCTCGAGGATGAGCTGGGCGTGCAGTTGTTCGAGCGCATGGGGCCGAAGGTCAGCCTGACACCGGCCGGGCAGGAATTGCTCAAGGAAGGACGTTATCTGCTCAAGGCCGCGAGCGACCTCGAGTCACGCGTGCGGCGGGTCGCTTCGGGCTGGGAAACCGAACTGGCGATCGGCATGGATGCGATGTTTTCGGCGGCCGCGCTGCAGGATGATATCGCCGCTTTTTGCCAGGTCGCGGATCAGACGCGCCTGCGTCTCGCGCAGGAAGTGTTGTCTGGTTCCTGGGAAGCCTTGCTGGACCGGCGCGTCGATCTGCTGGTCGGCGCCGCCGGTGCAGGCCCGTCGGGCGGCGGCTACACAGCCGAGGCGATCGGCAGGCTGCCGTTCGTATTCGTGGTGGCGCCATCCCACCCGCTGGCCGGAATTTCTCGCCGGCTCGCCAAGGCCGATCTGCACGAGCACCGGGCGATTGCCGTTGCCGATTCGGCGCGCCACATGGCGGTGCGCACGGTCGGCCTGCTGTTCGGGCAGGATACGCTGACCGTGGGCGATATGCGCACCAAGTACCAATTCCATGTCGCCGGCCTCGGTTTCGGCTTTTTGCCCGCGCCCTACGCGCGGGCGGCGATTGCTGACGGATTGCTGGTGGAAAAGAATGTCGAAGAGCCGAAGCCCGATGAAACGTTTTACATGGCCTGGCGCACTGGCGAGGAAGGCGCCGCGCTCAAGTGGTGGATCGAGCGCATGCGCACCGCGGCGCCATTCGAACGGCTGGTGCACTGGATGGCGGCAATGCCGAAGGGCTGA
- a CDS encoding OsmC family protein — protein sequence MDVKVHKGQGKLQHFIDIGPHRLLTDESPQVGGEDTGPSPHELLAASLGACTALTLTLYARRKAWPLEDVQVRVEHAHEGDAFVLKRHIHYVGALDAEQCARLTEIANKCPIHKVLSGEIRIFTQEE from the coding sequence ATGGACGTAAAAGTACACAAAGGCCAGGGCAAGCTGCAGCACTTCATCGACATCGGGCCGCACCGGCTGTTGACCGATGAGTCGCCGCAGGTCGGCGGCGAAGACACCGGCCCCTCGCCGCACGAGCTCCTCGCCGCATCCTTGGGCGCCTGCACCGCGCTGACACTGACCCTGTATGCGCGCCGCAAGGCGTGGCCGCTGGAAGACGTGCAGGTGCGCGTCGAACATGCGCACGAGGGCGACGCCTTTGTATTGAAGCGGCATATCCACTACGTCGGCGCACTCGATGCCGAACAGTGCGCACGGCTGACCGAAATCGCCAACAAGTGCCCGATCCACAAAGTGCTGTCGGGTGAAATCCGGATTTTCACGCAAGAGGAATAA
- a CDS encoding NADPH-dependent FMN reductase: MTRIIGIAGSLRVGSYNAALLRTAATLMPPGSTLEIASIRGIPLYDGDIEEKDGIPPLVEQLKNQIAAADGLLLITPEYNNSIPGVLKNAIDWLTRPPADIARIFRQRPVAVIGASPGGFGTILAQNAWLPVLRTLGMQPWFGGRLMVSRAGNVFNESGEMADEKIKAQLQQFLSGFVESVRS, encoded by the coding sequence ATGACAAGAATAATCGGTATAGCCGGCAGCCTGCGCGTCGGCTCGTATAACGCGGCCCTGTTGCGTACTGCCGCTACGCTGATGCCACCCGGCTCCACGCTGGAGATTGCGTCCATTCGCGGCATTCCGCTATACGATGGTGATATCGAAGAGAAAGACGGCATTCCGCCGCTGGTCGAGCAATTGAAAAACCAGATTGCCGCTGCCGACGGCTTGCTGCTGATAACGCCCGAGTACAACAATTCGATACCTGGCGTATTGAAAAACGCAATCGACTGGCTGACGCGACCACCGGCCGACATTGCACGCATATTCCGCCAGCGCCCGGTGGCCGTCATCGGCGCCTCGCCCGGAGGCTTCGGCACCATCCTGGCACAAAATGCCTGGCTGCCGGTGCTGCGCACCCTCGGCATGCAGCCCTGGTTCGGCGGGCGACTGATGGTGTCACGTGCCGGCAACGTGTTCAACGAGAGCGGCGAAATGGCCGACGAAAAAATCAAGGCGCAACTGCAGCAGTTCCTGTCTGGTTTTGTGGAATCGGTGAGATCGTAG
- a CDS encoding pirin family protein translates to MLQIRKSNARGRADHGWLRSQHSFSFADYFDLEHMGFGPLRVINEDQVHAGRGFGTHSHRDMEIISYVLDGALEHKDSMGNGSVLRYGDVQRMSAGTGVAHSEYNHSSTEPVHFLQIWIEPNVTGIAPSHEEKHVDAASKQGRLRLIASPDGRDGSVLIHQNASIYASIMRSADQLNHALAAGRIAYVHVVRGQVTVNGTALSTGDALKLSDESTVTLAQAEDAEILLFDLPN, encoded by the coding sequence ATGCTACAGATTCGCAAGAGCAACGCACGCGGCAGGGCCGATCATGGCTGGCTCAGGTCGCAACACTCATTTTCCTTCGCCGACTACTTCGATCTCGAGCATATGGGCTTTGGTCCGCTACGCGTGATCAATGAAGACCAGGTGCATGCCGGGCGCGGTTTTGGCACCCATAGCCACCGCGACATGGAAATCATTTCGTACGTGCTCGACGGCGCCCTGGAACACAAGGACAGCATGGGCAATGGCTCGGTGCTGCGCTATGGCGACGTGCAGCGCATGAGCGCCGGCACCGGCGTGGCGCACAGCGAGTACAACCACTCAAGCACCGAGCCGGTGCATTTCCTGCAGATCTGGATCGAGCCGAATGTCACAGGCATTGCCCCCAGCCATGAGGAAAAGCACGTTGATGCCGCTTCGAAGCAGGGCCGCCTGCGCCTGATCGCCTCGCCCGATGGCCGCGACGGCTCGGTGCTGATTCATCAGAATGCGTCGATCTATGCATCGATCATGCGCAGCGCCGACCAGCTCAACCATGCACTGGCGGCAGGACGCATCGCGTATGTCCATGTCGTGCGCGGACAAGTTACTGTCAACGGCACAGCGCTTTCGACGGGTGATGCGCTGAAGCTGAGCGATGAAAGCACGGTCACGCTTGCCCAGGCAGAAGATGCTGAAATCCTGCTGTTTGATTTGCCCAATTGA
- the ribA gene encoding GTP cyclohydrolase II: protein MSSKPESPSDASIDAGIEFVASCELPTPWATFTLHGFIEHDTGKEHLALSLGTFDDGAPVLARVHSECLTGDALFSQRCDCGAQLETALQKIAEEGRGVLLYLRQEGRGIGLLNKIRAYRLQEQGADTVEANHQLGFGDDLRDYTLCKPMLQHMGIASLRLMTNNPRKVAALGKDGVPVESRIPLIVNRNRFNTRYLDTKAEKLGHLLAAADSVG from the coding sequence ATGTCATCAAAACCAGAGTCCCCCTCCGATGCTTCCATCGATGCCGGAATCGAGTTTGTGGCGTCCTGCGAGCTGCCCACCCCCTGGGCCACGTTTACCCTGCATGGCTTCATCGAACATGACACAGGCAAGGAGCATCTGGCGCTGAGCCTTGGCACCTTTGACGACGGCGCGCCGGTACTGGCGCGCGTGCACTCCGAATGCCTGACCGGTGACGCCCTGTTCAGCCAGCGCTGCGATTGCGGCGCCCAGCTGGAAACGGCCTTGCAAAAGATCGCCGAAGAAGGACGCGGCGTGCTGCTGTATCTGCGCCAGGAAGGCCGCGGCATCGGCCTGCTCAACAAAATCCGCGCCTACCGGCTGCAGGAACAGGGTGCCGACACGGTCGAGGCCAACCATCAGCTGGGCTTTGGCGACGACCTGCGCGACTACACCCTGTGCAAGCCGATGCTGCAACATATGGGCATTGCCAGCCTGCGCCTGATGACCAACAATCCGCGCAAGGTGGCAGCGCTGGGCAAGGATGGCGTGCCAGTCGAATCGCGCATACCGCTGATCGTCAACCGCAACCGCTTCAATACCCGCTACCTCGATACCAAGGCCGAAAAACTGGGCCACCTGCTGGCGGCCGCGGACAGCGTCGGCTAA